CATCAAACTCCCCGAGCTTTTTATTGGTTATAAGCTCAATGGCTTTTCTGGATATGTTGTAGTTGTTTTTTGAAGCTTCAAGAGACTCCTCCGCTTTTGAAAGGTAAACTCTTGCTCTTAGCACATCAGACAGCAGAGCTGTACCTACCTTTTGCATACTTTCTGCAAGCCTTACATGCTCCTGTGCATCTTTTACTGATTGCTGGCTCACCTTTATGGCGTTTTTGGAAAGCACTGCATCCATGTAAGCATGATAAACCCTAAGAACCACCTCGTCCTGCTTTCTCTCAAACTCTTCCCTCAAGGCAGAGAGGTTATGGGATGCTACCCTCTCCATAGCTTGGACTTTCCCTCCCAGCCAGATGGGAATCTCTACGCTCAGCTTGGTCTCAAAGTTATTTATGGCAGAAGGATTGTTAAGCTTGGCTGGATTGAAGTCTTCCATCTTGAAGCGCTCTTGGTTTAGCTTAGACATAAAGGCATAAACAGGTATGTCCGTTCTGGTAAAGATCTCTTCAGCTTTTATCTTGGGAAAGTATCCTCCCCTTGCAGCTTTGAGCTCCAGCTCACCAGCTTTTATCTCGTTCCTAAAAGCCCTTATCTCAAGGTTATTATCCAATGCAAGACGGATAGCTTCTTGCAGTGTTAGCTCTCCAGCCTGAGCCACAGCTACAAAAACCAGCACCAGCAGCAGTTTCATCATGCTAACCTCGTAGAGCAATATAATTATATTCTAATATTCTTAAAATTTCAACCAAGCAGGAGCCTTCTCACTGTCTTGTGTAAATAATCTCTGACCTTGGCTTTACCTTCTCCATCTGGCACCATACTTAAGCTGGCTTTTAGTCTCCCTTCACCATCCTCTAAAAGGCTCAGGAGCCAAGCTTCACCCTCAATCTGCTCATGCTCATCAAGGATCATACGGAATCTGATGGTTTTATCTGTAAGCTCCTCTATCACGTGGTAGCCGGTAACACGAACAGTAAAGCTATCCTCAGACATATCCGTCATTTCAAAAGGTCTTAACAGATTGCCCATTTTCAAAAAGACCAGAGGAGGCTTCTTGGTGATGGGGATCTTTATCTTTCCTAAGCTCAGAGCATCCTGTGATATGGAGAGGATGATCTCCTTCTGACTTTTCCCTACTATCCTGCAAG
The DNA window shown above is from Hydrogenobacter thermophilus TK-6 and carries:
- a CDS encoding TolC family protein, coding for MMKLLLVLVFVAVAQAGELTLQEAIRLALDNNLEIRAFRNEIKAGELELKAARGGYFPKIKAEEIFTRTDIPVYAFMSKLNQERFKMEDFNPAKLNNPSAINNFETKLSVEIPIWLGGKVQAMERVASHNLSALREEFERKQDEVVLRVYHAYMDAVLSKNAIKVSQQSVKDAQEHVRLAESMQKVGTALLSDVLRARVYLSKAEESLEASKNNYNISRKAIELITNKKLGEFDVSDMDSCPAVDVEEIKSMALQKRQDIKALQERIKSLEQSYRLALSDNLPQVYAFGSYSLYSKSAPLGSDGSGYMVGAGISWSFDTGLSTLRKAQSYLEIKRSLEERLKLLQSSVIFDIEKAYANYQNALHSLRSAEERIKASEEVLRVIELRYKVGLARIVDLLDAQTELDKARLERVQALNACQKAYADLLYAGGLIREVLK